Proteins encoded in a region of the Isosphaeraceae bacterium EP7 genome:
- a CDS encoding methyltransferase domain-containing protein, producing MTIDAPEQLRCPRCRGELESAESALRCGACGATYPVVGGVPRLAGEGYVASFGRQWNRYDVARDAEDEAVFQVKTGIAPADLAGLTVLDAGCGGGRYCRIAGRFGAKVVGVDLSDAVDKAASLCADLPNVSIVQADLLDLPLAEKTFDLAFSIGVLHHSPDPRRAFAQVAARVKPRGRLAVWLYRRNTPPQEWANSALRSLTTRIPARVLEPLCAGLGVVGSVPILNKTLNKIANFSNHPDWTLRVCDNFDWYAPRYQSHHTVAELKTWFTEEGFGHLTELAPARTGPLYDWAYRNDLVIGSGVNVAGTRLG from the coding sequence ATGACCATCGACGCCCCCGAACAGTTGCGCTGCCCCCGATGCCGGGGAGAGCTTGAATCCGCCGAATCTGCCCTGCGTTGCGGCGCCTGCGGCGCGACCTACCCGGTCGTCGGGGGCGTGCCCAGGCTGGCCGGCGAGGGCTACGTCGCCAGCTTCGGCCGCCAGTGGAACCGCTACGACGTGGCCCGCGACGCCGAGGACGAGGCCGTCTTCCAGGTCAAGACCGGCATCGCCCCGGCCGACCTCGCCGGCCTCACCGTCCTCGACGCCGGCTGCGGCGGTGGCCGCTACTGCCGGATCGCCGGCCGCTTTGGCGCGAAGGTCGTCGGCGTCGACCTCAGCGACGCGGTCGACAAGGCCGCCTCCCTCTGCGCCGACCTGCCCAACGTCTCTATCGTCCAGGCCGACCTCCTCGACCTCCCCCTCGCCGAAAAAACCTTCGACCTGGCCTTCTCCATCGGCGTCCTGCACCACAGCCCCGACCCCCGCCGCGCGTTCGCCCAGGTCGCCGCCAGGGTGAAGCCGCGAGGCCGCCTCGCCGTCTGGCTCTACCGCCGCAACACCCCGCCGCAGGAATGGGCCAACTCCGCCCTCCGATCTCTGACCACCCGCATCCCCGCCCGGGTCCTGGAACCGTTGTGCGCCGGCCTGGGCGTCGTCGGCAGCGTCCCCATCCTCAACAAGACCCTCAACAAAATCGCCAACTTCTCCAACCACCCCGACTGGACCCTTCGCGTCTGCGACAACTTCGACTGGTACGCCCCCCGCTACCAGTCCCACCACACCGTCGCCGAGCTGAAAACCTGGTTTACCGAGGAAGGTTTCGGCCACCTGACTGAACTAGCCCCCGCCCGCACCGGCCCCCTGTATGACTGGGCCTATCGCAATGACCTGGTCATCGGCAGTGGCGTGAACGTGGCCGGGACGCGACTGGGTTAG
- a CDS encoding VCBS repeat-containing protein, with product MIPSKAGIRGSRRARGAFSPRIEAMEPRALLASVSLTGLGGGVGGPHLSVSSQAQKVAANDFDGDGQSDMAVYDPTTSVWAIRNSSGAEPTVVVWGRAGSADIPLTGDFDGDRKADLAIYSPETAIWFIRHSSGAAPMAMVWGRAGGGDVPMVGDFDGDGKADLAVYEPSTAIWTIRNSGGAAAPTTLVWGGAGGDDVPLVADFDGDGKADLAVFSPSTKRWYIGNSVATTLLVLDMPAAAAGMLPTAGDYNGDGKADPTLYHPAQNFWTYLDHALGLVEISGPGGVADGTRLPMIGDYNGDGFDDRLVYTPSTSEWRSGNLPPSLITVVIWGRANSADVPLGLAVTPVVAAAPAANPAFRSVRVGSAAPATARQVDVNASSLHVAVPGRSPGVFGTRRPGLAVLFDPGREPAWIG from the coding sequence ATGATTCCATCGAAGGCGGGAATTCGAGGGTCGAGGCGGGCTCGAGGCGCATTCTCCCCCCGAATCGAAGCGATGGAGCCGAGGGCGTTGCTCGCCTCGGTGTCGCTGACCGGCCTTGGCGGCGGTGTCGGCGGGCCTCACTTGTCGGTGTCGAGCCAGGCTCAGAAGGTCGCGGCGAATGACTTCGACGGCGACGGTCAATCGGACATGGCGGTGTACGACCCGACGACGTCGGTCTGGGCGATCCGCAACTCGTCGGGCGCCGAGCCGACGGTGGTGGTCTGGGGCCGCGCCGGCAGTGCCGACATCCCGCTGACGGGCGACTTCGACGGAGATCGCAAGGCCGACTTGGCGATCTATAGCCCGGAGACGGCGATCTGGTTCATCCGCCACTCGTCGGGCGCCGCGCCGATGGCGATGGTCTGGGGCCGCGCCGGCGGCGGCGATGTCCCGATGGTCGGCGACTTCGACGGCGACGGCAAGGCTGACCTGGCGGTCTACGAGCCCTCGACGGCGATCTGGACGATCCGCAACTCTGGGGGCGCCGCCGCGCCGACGACGTTGGTCTGGGGGGGCGCCGGCGGTGACGACGTCCCGTTGGTGGCCGACTTCGACGGCGACGGCAAGGCCGATCTGGCGGTGTTCAGCCCCTCGACGAAGCGTTGGTACATCGGCAACTCGGTGGCCACGACGCTGCTGGTCCTGGACATGCCCGCCGCGGCGGCGGGCATGCTGCCCACCGCGGGCGACTACAATGGCGACGGCAAGGCCGACCCGACCCTCTACCATCCGGCCCAGAATTTCTGGACCTACCTTGACCATGCCTTGGGCCTGGTCGAAATCTCCGGCCCCGGCGGCGTCGCCGATGGGACCCGGCTCCCCATGATCGGCGATTACAACGGCGACGGCTTCGACGATCGCCTCGTCTACACGCCAAGCACGTCGGAATGGCGTTCCGGAAACCTCCCGCCGTCGCTCATCACCGTGGTCATCTGGGGGCGGGCGAACAGCGCGGACGTGCCGCTGGGCCTTGCGGTGACGCCCGTCGTGGCCGCCGCCCCGGCCGCGAACCCCGCCTTCAGGTCGGTGCGGGTTGGGTCCGCGGCGCCAGCAACGGCGAGGCAGGTCGACGTTAATGCATCCTCTCTTCACGTCGCGGTACCTGGCCGGTCGCCGGGCGTGTTCGGGACTCGTCGGCCTGGGCTCGCCGTGCTCTTCGATCCGGGACGCGAGCCTGCCTGGATCGGATAG
- a CDS encoding MFS transporter: MADGSSGGSMSPRERLVILVLAAVQFTSIVDFMVIMPLGPQLERAMNLSPAQFSAIVASYTYAAGLAGLVATMVIDKFARRPAFLALFVGFLVGTLMCGLATTYPLLLAARFLTGAFGGVLGGMAMAIVGDVFPEERRGRATGALMSAFALASVFGVPVGLTLGQNYGWQMPFLVLAALGVPILFLSGWALPRLDAHLGRRVEGDPLVRLKETLIHPNHLRAFALMATLMFGAFTVIPSLSIYLVANVGIKEGQLPFCYIVGGLLTMVGSPISGRFADRHGKLKVYRLVAPFFALMILVSTNLPPVPLAVAVLVMGALMVSNAGRMVPAMAMITSSVEPHQRGGFLGANSAVQHIAAGMGASVAGMILAKSPIDGKLLHFPTVGLISIATTLLSLWLAGRLRLADASPPMDLVHSLAAAAEGTVDADEAVVMAEPA; this comes from the coding sequence ATGGCGGACGGATCGTCGGGTGGTTCGATGTCGCCTCGTGAGCGGCTGGTCATTCTCGTGCTGGCCGCGGTGCAGTTCACCAGCATCGTCGACTTCATGGTCATCATGCCGCTGGGCCCGCAGCTCGAGCGGGCGATGAACCTCTCTCCGGCGCAATTCAGCGCGATCGTGGCGTCTTACACCTACGCCGCCGGCCTGGCCGGGCTGGTGGCGACGATGGTGATCGACAAGTTCGCGCGGCGGCCGGCGTTTCTCGCCCTCTTCGTCGGGTTCCTGGTGGGAACCCTGATGTGCGGCCTGGCGACCACCTATCCACTCCTGCTCGCGGCCCGGTTCCTGACCGGCGCGTTCGGCGGCGTCCTGGGCGGGATGGCCATGGCGATCGTCGGCGACGTCTTCCCCGAGGAGCGCCGTGGTCGTGCGACCGGCGCCCTGATGTCGGCCTTCGCGCTGGCATCGGTCTTCGGCGTGCCGGTGGGCCTGACCCTGGGCCAGAATTACGGCTGGCAGATGCCCTTCCTGGTGCTCGCGGCGCTCGGCGTGCCCATCCTGTTCCTGTCCGGCTGGGCGTTGCCCAGGCTCGATGCGCACCTGGGCAGGCGGGTCGAGGGTGATCCGCTGGTCCGGCTCAAGGAGACCTTGATCCACCCGAACCACCTGAGGGCATTCGCCCTGATGGCGACCTTGATGTTCGGCGCCTTCACGGTCATCCCGTCCCTCAGCATTTACCTGGTGGCCAACGTCGGGATCAAGGAGGGGCAACTGCCGTTCTGCTACATCGTCGGCGGCCTGCTGACGATGGTCGGCTCGCCCATCTCGGGCCGCTTCGCCGACCGCCACGGCAAGTTGAAGGTCTACCGACTGGTGGCCCCGTTCTTCGCCCTGATGATCCTGGTCTCGACCAACCTGCCGCCGGTGCCGCTGGCCGTTGCGGTGCTGGTGATGGGCGCCTTGATGGTGAGCAACGCGGGCCGGATGGTGCCGGCGATGGCGATGATCACGTCGAGCGTCGAGCCCCACCAGCGCGGCGGCTTCCTGGGAGCCAACTCGGCCGTGCAGCACATCGCCGCGGGCATGGGGGCGTCGGTTGCCGGGATGATCCTGGCGAAGTCACCCATCGACGGAAAGCTCCTGCACTTCCCGACCGTCGGCCTCATCTCCATCGCGACGACCCTGCTCAGCCTCTGGCTCGCCGGCCGCCTGCGCCTGGCCGACGCGTCACCCCCCATGGACCTCGTCCACTCCCTGGCCGCCGCCGCCGAGGGGACGGTCGACGCCGACGAGGCGGTGGTCATGGCCGAGCCGGCGTGA
- a CDS encoding SMP-30/gluconolactonase/LRE family protein: MSLAAALALTLAFVGLDGPGTTFEPGAGADSVVPKGAKVRKLWGEGSFTEGGALAGDGAILFSDIGNRLMRFDPATGKVTALRDPGGRSNGMVFDPKGRLVVAEGANTGGNRRVSIAEADGTVRTLADRYEGKKFNSPNDVTVDAAGRVYMSDPRYVGDEPRELDFEGVFRIDPDGSVHRLETTATKPNGLAISPDGKTLYVADNGSKRRALVALNLDSDGNVSKPRVIKDFGKGSGIDGFTVTTDGRIVATAGSGALAGVYVYAPDGTALAFIATPEGPANVEFGGPDRKTLYICAGKSLYSVETTMTGFHLWPPAGK, translated from the coding sequence ATGTCCCTCGCCGCCGCCTTGGCCCTGACCCTGGCATTCGTCGGCCTCGACGGCCCGGGCACGACTTTTGAACCCGGCGCCGGGGCCGACTCGGTGGTGCCCAAAGGGGCGAAGGTCCGCAAGCTCTGGGGCGAGGGGAGCTTCACCGAGGGGGGAGCGCTTGCCGGCGACGGCGCGATCCTCTTCTCCGACATCGGCAACCGCCTCATGCGGTTCGACCCGGCCACGGGTAAGGTCACCGCGCTTCGCGACCCCGGCGGCCGGAGCAACGGCATGGTCTTCGACCCCAAGGGGCGGCTCGTCGTCGCCGAGGGGGCCAACACGGGGGGCAACCGCCGGGTCTCGATCGCAGAGGCCGATGGCACTGTCCGCACCCTGGCCGATCGCTATGAGGGGAAGAAGTTCAACAGCCCCAACGACGTGACGGTCGACGCCGCCGGGCGTGTTTACATGTCCGACCCCCGCTACGTGGGCGACGAGCCCCGCGAGCTGGACTTCGAAGGCGTCTTCCGGATCGATCCCGACGGCTCGGTGCACCGGCTGGAGACGACCGCGACGAAGCCCAACGGCCTGGCCATCAGCCCCGACGGCAAGACGCTCTACGTCGCCGATAACGGGTCGAAGCGGCGGGCCCTGGTGGCCCTGAACCTGGACTCCGACGGAAATGTCTCGAAGCCGCGTGTCATCAAGGACTTCGGCAAGGGGAGCGGGATCGACGGGTTCACAGTGACGACCGACGGCCGGATCGTGGCCACGGCGGGCTCGGGGGCCCTGGCGGGTGTCTACGTGTACGCCCCCGACGGCACGGCCCTGGCGTTCATCGCCACGCCCGAGGGGCCCGCGAACGTCGAATTTGGCGGGCCCGACCGCAAGACGCTCTACATCTGCGCGGGCAAGAGCCTGTACAGCGTGGAGACGACGATGACGGGGTTCCACCTCTGGCCGCCGGCCGGGAAATGA
- a CDS encoding ferritin-like domain-containing protein has product MLIPPNVGSPKGAGQARRSFLKRLGLGAGAMGLVGAGMQGTAFAQRGGLDPAVLNFALNLEYLEAEYYSLATTGLSIQERGVGVTGINTGAGNPGTLTVKANPKVPFATPLIEQYANEIAQDELNHVVFLRSALGGAAVAKPAIDLLNSFNAAGMAIGLPDGFDPFASEVNFLLGAFVFEDVGVTAYKGAARLIANKDFLEAAAGILAVEAYHAGEVRTVLARINADNPGAGIAGLVQKISDLRDGADGPADLDQGILDGNGQINIVPTDANGIAFSRTTQQVLNIVYLNGNGTPGGFYPLGLNGGIR; this is encoded by the coding sequence ATGCTGATTCCTCCGAACGTCGGTTCGCCCAAGGGTGCTGGTCAGGCTCGCCGGAGCTTCCTCAAGAGGCTGGGGCTCGGCGCGGGGGCCATGGGGCTCGTCGGCGCGGGGATGCAGGGGACGGCGTTTGCCCAGCGCGGCGGGCTCGATCCGGCCGTGCTGAACTTCGCCCTGAACCTGGAATATCTGGAGGCGGAGTATTACTCCCTCGCCACGACCGGGCTGAGCATCCAGGAGCGGGGCGTCGGCGTGACGGGCATCAACACGGGCGCGGGCAACCCCGGGACGCTGACGGTCAAGGCCAATCCCAAGGTCCCATTCGCGACGCCGCTCATCGAGCAGTATGCCAATGAGATTGCGCAAGACGAGCTGAACCACGTCGTCTTTCTGAGGTCGGCCCTGGGCGGGGCGGCGGTGGCCAAGCCCGCCATCGACCTCCTCAACAGCTTCAACGCCGCGGGGATGGCCATCGGCCTGCCCGACGGCTTCGACCCGTTCGCCAGCGAGGTCAATTTCCTGCTCGGCGCGTTCGTCTTCGAAGACGTGGGCGTGACGGCCTACAAGGGCGCCGCCCGCCTGATCGCCAATAAAGACTTCCTGGAAGCCGCCGCCGGCATCCTCGCGGTCGAGGCCTACCACGCCGGCGAGGTGCGCACAGTGCTCGCCCGGATCAACGCCGACAATCCCGGCGCCGGCATCGCCGGACTCGTCCAGAAGATCTCCGACCTGCGCGACGGCGCCGACGGCCCCGCCGACCTCGACCAGGGGATTCTCGACGGCAACGGTCAGATCAACATCGTGCCGACCGACGCCAACGGCATCGCCTTCAGCCGGACCACCCAGCAGGTCCTGAACATCGTCTACCTGAACGGCAACGGCACCCCCGGCGGGTTCTACCCCCTCGGGCTCAACGGCGGCATCCGCTAA